Part of the Desulfuribacillus alkaliarsenatis genome, AGGTCCAGTTATTAACTGAATTTGCTGTCCCTTGTTATTTAGTGAGACATCATTTGGCACGTAGTTCTCAGACGCAAGAACTTTTTCCACAACAGGATGGCGACCTTGGCTTATAGAAATTATTCCTTCATCATTAAACACTGGACGAGTATAATAATTTAATTTAGCTACTATAGCCAAAGATAAAAGCGCATCTATAATAGCTATGGATTTACCTATCGATTTTAAAGCAGGTAAAAAACCTAATGTGTAATCTCTAATTTCGATAAAAAGCTGATATTCTAGTTCAATCAAGCTAGCTTCAGCTTTAATAATTAGTTCCTCACGCTCTTTAAGCTCTTCTGTTATATACCTTTCAGCATTTGTTAATGTCTGTTTTCTTTGGTAATAGTCTGGTACCTGAGATAGATTTGCTTTAGTTACTTCTATATAGTATCCAAAAACCTTATTAAAACCAATTTTCAAAGACTTTATTTTGCTTTTTTCACGTTCTTGTCTTTCATAATTTGTTAACCATTCCCTACCGTTGTTACTAACATCTCGATATTTATCAAGTGTTTCATTGAATTGCTCCTTAATCATTTGCCCTTCTTTAATCGTCATTGGAGGATTTTCAATTAAAGCAGATTCAAGATATGCAGTTAGATGAGTCATATCATTTAATTGTTCTGTTAAGTCTTTAATTAAAGGAGAATTTAATTGACTTAGTGTTTGTTTGATGAATGGAACCTCAAGCAATGATTTTTTCAATGCTATTAAATCCTTTGCATTAGCTGACCCATAAGATAGCCTACTAATTAGTCTTTCGATATCATAGATATTCTTTAGTGTCTTTTTAAGATCTTCAATAATACAAATATCGCGACTAAGCTCTTCAACTGCATCAAGACGCTTCTCTATATCTGTTCTATTTAATAATGGATTTTCGACCCATGCCCGCAGTTGCCTTGCACCCATAGATGTAATAGTATGATCTAGAATCCACAGTAATGAACCAGTTTTTTCTTTGGTTCTAATTGTTTCTGTGATTTCTAGATTTCTGCGAGCATTAGAATCTAACGACATGTTTTGTGATTTATTTATCTTCTGTAAGTTAGATAGGTGGTGTATAGCCCTTCTTTGGGTGGTATGTATATATTCTAATAACCATCCTACTGCTTGTTTTTCTAAATTATTAATATCACTTGGATAGTAAGTACTTGGATTTGAAAAATGTTTATTGAATGACTCAAGTGAATCTATGTTTTTATTAATATAAGTTGCATTCGAGTCGGAGACAAAAACACCAGCATCTTTAAAAAGTTGATATAATTTATTATTAGAATCTGTTATAAAAACTTCTTTGGGATTATATGAGATTACCTCGTTAAATAAACGTTTTACTGAAGATTGGTAATCTATAGTACATACATAGAAGTCACCAGTTGTTATATCAACGATAGATAATGCTGCATCACAGTCATTATTTACGATACTGACAATATAGTTATTTCTTTTTTCATCTAAAGTCTTTTCCTCTAAATTAAGACCTGGTGTTACAATCTTTACCACATCTCTTTTTACAATACCTTTAACATCTGCGGGGTTTTCAACTTGCTCGCAAATTGCTACTTTATGTCCTTTTTCAATTAGTTTAGGTAGGTAGTTGTTCATAGCATGAATAGGTATCCCGCACATTGGAATTCTATCAGCCTGTCCAGCTTCTCTACCAGTTAGAGCTATACCTAAAACCCTTGATGCTACATGTGCATCCTCAAAAAACATTTCATAAAAGTCACCTAATTGAAAAAACAATATACAATCCCCATATTGTTTCTTTATCTGTAAATATTGCTCAATCATCGGTGTATATTTCCCCACGTTTTATAAACCTCCACACTTAAAATTAAGATATATTATAACACAGATAAAGAAGCAAAGGCAGTTAACTACTCTTTGCTTCTCTAACTAATTTTTGTGAATTTATATTCCAACTCTTTATAAAATCTACTTTCTCATCCCATATCACATCTTTTTCTATCATCTCTGGAACAATCTTAATGTGATTATATACTGATAAAAATCCTGGTATTTGTTCTAGTTCATCCCATAAAATATTAAACTTACTTTTCAATTCAGCGCGGTTAACATTATAGAATAGCCTTTGCTGGTTATAGGAGTCATAGATGTTTGTCTTTAGTTTTGTATAGTTTTTAACTAAAAAGTGACTTAAATATAAAACTGCTTTACTAATTTTCGGACAAACTACCCAACTACTTAAAGTGCGATACTCAAAGCCGCCATGGAATTGAGTACGAACATCACCTAGAAATCCGTATCTAGGTCTTCTTTGTTTTGCTGTTACAGGATTTTCTATTAAAGCTAATGGAAGAGCTAGATAGCTATCAAGCACTCTTACCATTGGTGTATTTAATTTAACGTTGCTAAAATGTATATGACCTCCAATGGCGTAGCCTTTGAAAGGCATGCTACCCGCTACCCAAGAGACTTTATTAGAATTTACTACACCAACTGCTTCTGCCATAATATTTCTTATGTTTTCAAGTAGTTGTTGAGGATTACTGCTAGGTTCAGGTCTGATTTCTCCTAATGGACGTTTAGCTTTATTTCGATTAATTGTCCTAGCATCACAACCTACACTACCATTTTTAGAAAAATATTTGGATGCTAAAATCATTTTTCCTTTATTATCTTTAAACATAAACTCCGGATCTGCACCTAAGACAGGGTTTGTCGACAACTTATCGTTATTATATTGCTCTATGAAAGACACAATTGCTTGCCTAAATAACTTTTCCCTTTTTATGTTTAGAATAGGAGCGCTATCAACATTTAGAACGATATTTTTCTTAGAGCTTGTTACACCTATCCAAACAGAGCCAAAGTCTAACCCCAAAGAATAGACTGCTCTTTGGGCCAGTTGTGCAACTTTTTGGGTTTCTCTATTCTCACTCTCTGCAGTCTCAAAATATTTAATATTTACTTTAGAGGGTTTTTGTGATAACCAGACTAAATTATCATTAGAACGGTACATGATTACCGTATTAAATTGAAATACAAAAACACGGTAGTTTCGAATCGTATTTACTTTCTCCACTTTATATCGCGCTATACCAGACTCTGTCTCACCTATTCTTTTTATCGGAGGTATTTCTATGCCATTAAGCTTAAGAATCTTGAACATTCTTAGCCTATTTTTAATATTATTTAATCCATGGGCAGGATTACAAACATAGTCAAACTCTAAATCATTATAATTATTTTCTTTGCCCCAATTTAATAAAACACTATTTGCGGAACTGTTGTTTTTACTTTTAAAAATTGATTTTAATTCTTTATTAATATTTTTTTCTAATTTTTTGACATACTCTTGATTAGCATAGTTAATCTTACATTCCACAATGTCTGTCGCCCCCTTCAAGGTTGATTGGGCAGTTATTCCCAGTTGCTTAAATATGAAATGTATGCTGATAATTTATTAACTGCTTCCTCTTGTATTTCTACTTCATCAAATCGCATTGGTTTAGCATTTATTTCTATTAAAAATAAATTGTTGTTTTTATCAATCCCAATATCCATTGACATCTCACCAAAGTTTACTTCAAATTCTTTTTCAATGGTTCTTGGTATTTCTGTCGACATTTCATTTAGTTGTTTATAAATATCATTTAGTTTCTCTTTATCATCAATTGTATTTCTTAAAATCAAATCTAAATCCATTATTTCTCCACCGTTTGGTACATGGGTCATAAACGCGTTTGGTGCTGCTACCCTTGCTCCTGATCCTGTTAAACTCCACTCCCCAAGGCAGTTCTTCTGGGTCAATGCTCTAATATCAAATATTCTATCATCATGGCGTAATAACTTAACACCTTGTTGAATTAAATATCTTGTATTCCCTATATTTGACTCAAATAATTGTAATAGTTTACGAACATTTTTACTAACATAATTAACTACTTTATTATCTCTTTTAGTTTGAAATACGAACCTCCTGTCTTTAAGTTTTAGCAGTCTCCATATCCCATTTCCTAAAGAATTACTGATGGGTTTAAAGTACAACATATCGTATTTTTTTAACATCTTAACAGCATTATTCGCGTTATAAATTTTCACGTCTAACAAGAAGTTTTTAAGATAAGGGTTTTCTGAAAGTATACTGTATGACTCATACTTATTTAGAAAACAAGCATTAAAAAATCCTTCTCCTATCTTTTTAACTATGACCTCCTTAGCGTACTTTGAGGTCTCAAGCGCCTCCCATTTCCTGGCAGATATTTGGTTGTATATTACCTTAGGAAAAGGAAAAACAGCTTTTTCCCAAGTATATTTATCACCTTCAGATGAGCAAGTGTATACATAACCAGAAATAGTTGTTTGATTATAGCAAGTTACGCTCTCGGGATGTATGGCTGTTACAGCAAAACCTTTTTTGCTTAATTTTTCTGCAAGCTGGTTTAAAACAATCATCTTCCCTTTCTTACTCTTAACGGTTTTTCCTGGTACTGACATAGGGTCTAACAAAATACTGACTATTGGTGCTATATTAACGATATGATTCTCTATCTTATACTTCATTATAATAGCAGGGGTTGAAATTTGTGTTTCGTTTTTCATCTTAAAAGAGTACATTTTATCTACAACAAAGTTAGTTTTTGGGGAAATTGTGGCTAGTTCGAGATTACCCCAAAATATTTTTAAGGGTTCCAATCTATCTTTTAATAAATTATCAAGTTTATGGAATCTTATATGAAGTTTTGCTTTTTTTAAATAAAAAGTACATAACATGTACTACACCTCTTTTTGATATCCATCTTTAGCTAAGTATCCAGCGTATTCTATAGGTCTTCTGAAAGATTTTTCTACAAGCTCTTCAGAGCCTTCTGTTGTTTCTATTGCTTTCCACGGCTTTGAATTTATTTCTATTAGCCAAATCTCTCCGTTATTTGTAATTCCTAAATCTAATCCTAATTCACCAAATTTTTTTTCTGACTGCTCTTCAAGTGCTTTTGGGATAATTCTCGAAGCTATAATCAATTTTTTCTTTATATTCTTAATCATGGATGCAGAGAACGACTCCGTTAATGTATCATCTAAAGTTTTTGCCTCTCCACCTAAACTTAAATTTGAGGTAATTGAACCTGGTTTAGATACCCTTGCAAACATTTTTGTTCTGATCCAATTGCCTTTTTCATTCTTTTGCATTAGTACTCTAATATCAAGAGGTGATCCTTTGTATTTTACTAATGGTAAGCCTCTTTGAATAATGTATTTCCTTTTCTTAACAATGTTACTTATAAATTCTTCAAGCCTTGCTATATTATTCGCACTTCCTGCAATTAATGTATTACCTTGGTATTTATACTCAAATACATTTTTGTTTTTTGTAACTGTAATAATGCCTCGTCCTTGACTACCGTTGATTGGTTTTAAATATACAAGCTTATATTTATTAACTTCTTTAGCTACTTGATTTACATTCTCTAAAAGAACTGTTGGAGGATGATATTTTTTCGCAATCTCGTGTTCAGTTATATAATTAAATATCTCCCATTTGTCTAAATATCCAGGGTTAAAGTAATGAAGAACTTTATTATGAAGTTTCTCAAGGGATTTTTTTACATTAGGTAATTTCTCATATGTTCTTGAAGAATTCTGGTCATACATAACATTCGGAAAAGGCATATATTTTTTTGTTAATTTACCATTTATCAACAGGTATCCATGTATTATTTTTTTTTGCCAGTTTATATCATCTGCATTAAATGCATATGCTACATAATTTAATTGTTTAGCGTGATTAAAGTAATGTTCAAGTACTTTCTTTTGTAGCACCGATAAGCTTTTGTTATTCCGTCTTTTTCTTATAAAAATTCCTATTAGCGGGCCGAGAATAAGTGTTTGTTTTCTATCATTAATTTCATACTTAATAACAAGATTTTCATCTGATAGATTAAGTATGTTAAATAGCTTAAGAGATAGCTCAATTCTTTCATTTTTATCAATGTTTTTAGTAAGGTTTATCCTAGCCTTCTTGCTACCGAATTGAATTATATAATAAGAGTACTTACCTTTATTTGTTTGTGATGTATACAATTTCACTTCATTTATATCTAAATCATTATTTACAATAATAGAAATGCTTTTTTTCACTTTAGACCACCCTCACAATGCTTTAGCCAGAGCTGCAAGCAGTATTCAATAGGTATACGTAAAGATTTTAATCGTAAATTTTTGTCAATAAGCTTTAATGCTTTTCTGCCAGGACGGGGATTAATTTCTATAATCCATGGTTTGCCAGATTTATCAATTCCTATATCTATACCCAACTCGCCGTATGTTCCGTAATGGTTTTCAAGTGTATATGCAACTAATATTGAGATATCTTTTATTTGCTGTAACAGGAATCCAGGTTTTTTACCAGTTATCTTTGATATTTTATTGATTATTAATTCACCATCTTTAACAGTGCCTCCGCTTGCCAAATTACTTGTAATATCGTGTTCCTTACCTATTCGTGCAATAATTGCTGTTACTCCCCAGCGTAAATTTGGCTTTTTTTGTAGTAGCGCTCTAAAATCGATAATTCGATTGTTACTCTTTACTAAATTTATCTCTTGCTGTACTAGGAATTTTCGTTTATTTTTTATAAAATATTTAACAATGTAATTCTTTGCTTGATTCATTCTTTTACTAGTACTCTGAGTATTATTAGAAAATATTTTTATGATGTTCTTTTGTTTTTTTATTTTATAGATATTCTGGCCCTGAGTGCCATTTATTGGTTTAATATATAAAGAAGGATGTTTTTCAATCATGTTCATAAAATCATTAAATGTTTGGAATTTTACCGTATCAGGGAGATATGGACTTACCATTGGATTTTTATTTAGAATTGTGTGTATTTCATATTTGTCTCCAATAGAGGAGTTATATTTTAATATATTGGAATATTGTTGAAATCGTTTGCGTTCTTCATGGGCAATCGCCCATTCTGTACTAGATCCATAGATACCTCGATCAAATATAACATTAGGAAGAGGAAGCAATCTATTAACCCATTCAGATGTATTTTCATTGTATATATAACCATTGATTGTTTCTTTGTGAAAATCTGTATTATTAGGACTAAATACACCTAACGCTACCCCTAGTTGATGGGAAATTCTAGCTAAATCTTTTAATAATGTGTCTAGCAAACCAAATTGACCTTGCTCGTTTTCTTTAACATATACAGCGACTAAAGGGCCAATAGCTACTGAAGATTTAGTTACCTTGACGTGCATCTCCACATTATTAAACGGAAACAAAAGCTTCGCTGCTAACCTATCTGATATTATTAAGTATTCTTTATTGTGAAAGCTAACAGCTGCATTAATACAATGTTGACCAAAAGCGACTGATGTTTCTACTATTTCCTCAAAGTATTCATGTGCTTGCATAGATTTAGGTAATACTATACTAAGTTCTTTGTCTTTTAGTACTTTGATATTATATTTGTATATCTCCATATAAATCCCCCTATTGCTATCTAGCATTAGTCTATGCTTAAATCAGCTTGAAAGTGTGAGATTAAGTAGCCTGAAGTAAAAAGGCAAAAAAAAAGGGCCTAAGCCCAAGTGTATACACTTTAAAATTAATCTTCGTCATCAATTAAAATATCGGTATCTAGTTGATTATCTTCTTCAATTTCATCATCAATGAAATCTGAATCATCAAAGTCCTTTTCATCTGGTTCTACAACTAATACAGCTATTTTTGTTTCTCCTACTAATTCAACGTAATACTCTTTTTCTACTTTAACACGGATGCTGTCTCCTTCTTCATTCACTTTAGCTTCTAGACAATTTGGCTGTTGTTTTACAATAGTTATAACATCCATATTACTACCAGTGCTATTATTATCCATCATATCCATAGAAATCTCTTCAACATAAGTAACAAGTTCTTTTGCTACAGTAGTTTTGGTATTGTCATCGTAGGAATACCAAATATTCACATCGTATGTTCCAGTAATTTCTACTACGTCACCAACTTTTTCTGACATACAAGTGTGATTAATAACCCAAGCACCTAAAATACTAGTTGGCGAATTAGCTGGTTTTACTATATGGACGGCTTGCGAATACTTGCGACCTTTTGCACATACAGCTTTAGTAAATATTTCGCGAGTATTTACCTGATTATCGATATACACCATAATGTAACCTCCTCTTTCGTTTTCTATTACTTCTTAGATAATCAAATGTTTTGATTGCGAAGAATAAGCCCATATCGGCTTTTAGTTCAATTGTATGCAGGATATGTGCCT contains:
- a CDS encoding YheC/YheD family protein codes for the protein MLCTFYLKKAKLHIRFHKLDNLLKDRLEPLKIFWGNLELATISPKTNFVVDKMYSFKMKNETQISTPAIIMKYKIENHIVNIAPIVSILLDPMSVPGKTVKSKKGKMIVLNQLAEKLSKKGFAVTAIHPESVTCYNQTTISGYVYTCSSEGDKYTWEKAVFPFPKVIYNQISARKWEALETSKYAKEVIVKKIGEGFFNACFLNKYESYSILSENPYLKNFLLDVKIYNANNAVKMLKKYDMLYFKPISNSLGNGIWRLLKLKDRRFVFQTKRDNKVVNYVSKNVRKLLQLFESNIGNTRYLIQQGVKLLRHDDRIFDIRALTQKNCLGEWSLTGSGARVAAPNAFMTHVPNGGEIMDLDLILRNTIDDKEKLNDIYKQLNEMSTEIPRTIEKEFEVNFGEMSMDIGIDKNNNLFLIEINAKPMRFDEVEIQEEAVNKLSAYISYLSNWE
- a CDS encoding YheC/YheD family protein, yielding MEIYKYNIKVLKDKELSIVLPKSMQAHEYFEEIVETSVAFGQHCINAAVSFHNKEYLIISDRLAAKLLFPFNNVEMHVKVTKSSVAIGPLVAVYVKENEQGQFGLLDTLLKDLARISHQLGVALGVFSPNNTDFHKETINGYIYNENTSEWVNRLLPLPNVIFDRGIYGSSTEWAIAHEERKRFQQYSNILKYNSSIGDKYEIHTILNKNPMVSPYLPDTVKFQTFNDFMNMIEKHPSLYIKPINGTQGQNIYKIKKQKNIIKIFSNNTQSTSKRMNQAKNYIVKYFIKNKRKFLVQQEINLVKSNNRIIDFRALLQKKPNLRWGVTAIIARIGKEHDITSNLASGGTVKDGELIINKISKITGKKPGFLLQQIKDISILVAYTLENHYGTYGELGIDIGIDKSGKPWIIEINPRPGRKALKLIDKNLRLKSLRIPIEYCLQLWLKHCEGGLK
- a CDS encoding YheC/YheD family protein is translated as MKKSISIIVNNDLDINEVKLYTSQTNKGKYSYYIIQFGSKKARINLTKNIDKNERIELSLKLFNILNLSDENLVIKYEINDRKQTLILGPLIGIFIRKRRNNKSLSVLQKKVLEHYFNHAKQLNYVAYAFNADDINWQKKIIHGYLLINGKLTKKYMPFPNVMYDQNSSRTYEKLPNVKKSLEKLHNKVLHYFNPGYLDKWEIFNYITEHEIAKKYHPPTVLLENVNQVAKEVNKYKLVYLKPINGSQGRGIITVTKNKNVFEYKYQGNTLIAGSANNIARLEEFISNIVKKRKYIIQRGLPLVKYKGSPLDIRVLMQKNEKGNWIRTKMFARVSKPGSITSNLSLGGEAKTLDDTLTESFSASMIKNIKKKLIIASRIIPKALEEQSEKKFGELGLDLGITNNGEIWLIEINSKPWKAIETTEGSEELVEKSFRRPIEYAGYLAKDGYQKEV
- a CDS encoding putative amidoligase domain-containing protein, with the translated sequence MECKINYANQEYVKKLEKNINKELKSIFKSKNNSSANSVLLNWGKENNYNDLEFDYVCNPAHGLNNIKNRLRMFKILKLNGIEIPPIKRIGETESGIARYKVEKVNTIRNYRVFVFQFNTVIMYRSNDNLVWLSQKPSKVNIKYFETAESENRETQKVAQLAQRAVYSLGLDFGSVWIGVTSSKKNIVLNVDSAPILNIKREKLFRQAIVSFIEQYNNDKLSTNPVLGADPEFMFKDNKGKMILASKYFSKNGSVGCDARTINRNKAKRPLGEIRPEPSSNPQQLLENIRNIMAEAVGVVNSNKVSWVAGSMPFKGYAIGGHIHFSNVKLNTPMVRVLDSYLALPLALIENPVTAKQRRPRYGFLGDVRTQFHGGFEYRTLSSWVVCPKISKAVLYLSHFLVKNYTKLKTNIYDSYNQQRLFYNVNRAELKSKFNILWDELEQIPGFLSVYNHIKIVPEMIEKDVIWDEKVDFIKSWNINSQKLVREAKSS
- the mutS gene encoding DNA mismatch repair protein MutS, with the protein product MGKYTPMIEQYLQIKKQYGDCILFFQLGDFYEMFFEDAHVASRVLGIALTGREAGQADRIPMCGIPIHAMNNYLPKLIEKGHKVAICEQVENPADVKGIVKRDVVKIVTPGLNLEEKTLDEKRNNYIVSIVNNDCDAALSIVDITTGDFYVCTIDYQSSVKRLFNEVISYNPKEVFITDSNNKLYQLFKDAGVFVSDSNATYINKNIDSLESFNKHFSNPSTYYPSDINNLEKQAVGWLLEYIHTTQRRAIHHLSNLQKINKSQNMSLDSNARRNLEITETIRTKEKTGSLLWILDHTITSMGARQLRAWVENPLLNRTDIEKRLDAVEELSRDICIIEDLKKTLKNIYDIERLISRLSYGSANAKDLIALKKSLLEVPFIKQTLSQLNSPLIKDLTEQLNDMTHLTAYLESALIENPPMTIKEGQMIKEQFNETLDKYRDVSNNGREWLTNYERQEREKSKIKSLKIGFNKVFGYYIEVTKANLSQVPDYYQRKQTLTNAERYITEELKEREELIIKAEASLIELEYQLFIEIRDYTLGFLPALKSIGKSIAIIDALLSLAIVAKLNYYTRPVFNDEGIISISQGRHPVVEKVLASENYVPNDVSLNNKGQQIQLITGPNMAGKSTYMRQTALIIIMAQIGSFVPAEKAELCLIDRIFTRIGASDDLASGQSTFMVEMIEAKEALLEATNNSLIILDEIGRGTSTYDGMALAHAIIEYIHEQVQAKTLFSTHYHELTDLEQEFARLVNYHAQCIEKDGKVIFLRQIKRGKADKSYGVYVAHIAGMPQNVITRAKHLLNMYEKQSKQGESLQLSFIETKPVAQDKIISDKKIELLKELETKKINNMTPLEALNYLAKLQNEIINS
- the cotE gene encoding outer spore coat protein CotE, with the protein product MVYIDNQVNTREIFTKAVCAKGRKYSQAVHIVKPANSPTSILGAWVINHTCMSEKVGDVVEITGTYDVNIWYSYDDNTKTTVAKELVTYVEEISMDMMDNNSTGSNMDVITIVKQQPNCLEAKVNEEGDSIRVKVEKEYYVELVGETKIAVLVVEPDEKDFDDSDFIDDEIEEDNQLDTDILIDDED